The Arctopsyche grandis isolate Sample6627 chromosome 5, ASM5162203v2, whole genome shotgun sequence genome includes a window with the following:
- the LOC143911832 gene encoding uncharacterized protein LOC143911832, whose translation MATLGVVAFRNASPHSKIHVLQESINNDNVIKADKQEILALKKKQKQAIPVTNLILQSPQPRKKPQKVKETKVNPPPTAVARRNARERNRVKQVNNGFATLRQHIPNEIAEIFENANNNRAANKKLSKVETLRMAVEYIRSLENLLSFNENDAKENPNISLASFPSPASSESLQNGSAFEQGYFSLQSPMLEDEDSDPPTPLPPVSTHHYSRIPGTNAFQLIPGHAPLIYEDEENIHPMTPNSDLIPQEEMLMVSHIPNVDFVQAQDLGVHFYSESSSSPNNEFVDVKYAAQPGQIYYQTIYSQSTTGVPVVLPLDRLKDDKIPVPVDELLHNKIVFDPNSDDEMKQEPDELDGSFQHDIDTDENVDDMINWWEAEGSREDQSQ comes from the coding sequence ATGGCCACACTGGGCGTGGTAGCCTTCAGGAACGCATCTCCACATTCCAAGATCCACGTACTCCAAGAATCCATCAACAACGACAACGTCATCAAGGCAGACAAGCAAGAAATCCTGGCACTAAAGAAGAAACAGAAACAAGCAATACCAGTCACCAATCTGATCTTACAATCGCCACAACCAAGAAAGAAGCCGCAAAAGGTTAAGGAGACCAAAGTGAATCCACCCCCTACTGCAGTCGCCAGAAGAAATGCTCGAGAAAGGAACCGAGTCAAACAAGTCAACAACGGATTCGCCACACTGAGGCAGCACATTCCGAATGAAATAGCTGAAATATTCGAAAATGCTAATAACAACAGAGCTGCTAACAAGAAGCTGAGCAAAGTTGAAACCCTCAGAATGGCAGTGGAATATATAAGAAGCTTAGAAAACTTGTTGTCGTTCAACGAAAATGACGCTAAAGAAAATCCAAACATATCACTAGCTTCGTTTCCATCTCCAGCTTCTTCAGAATCGCTTCAAAACGGCTCCGCTTTTGAACAAGGCTACTTTTCATTGCAATCTCCGATGCTTGAAGATGAAGATTCAGATCCGCCTACTCCACTACCTCCTGTTTCGACTCATCACTATTCTAGAATACCTGGAACGAACGCTTTCCAGCTGATTCCGGGCCATGCTCCTCTCATATACGAAGACGAGGAGAACATTCATCCTATGACTCCAAATTCAGATTTGATACCTCAAGAGGAGATGCTGATGGTGTCTCACATTCCGAACGTGGACTTTGTCCAGGCGCAAGATTTGGGTGTTCATTTCTACAGTGAAAGCTCTTCTTCGCCGAATAACGAATTTGTCGATGTCAAGTACGCGGCGCAGCCCGGTCAAATTTATTACCAGACGATTTACTCGCAGTCGACGACAGGCGTGCCGGTGGTTTTGCCCCTGGACCGATTGAAGGATGATAAAATCCCAGTGCCGGTTGATGAACTTTTGCACAACAAGATCGTTTTCGATCCGAACAGCGACGATGAGATGAAACAGGAACCTGACGAACTCGACGGAAGCTTTCAGCACGATATCGACACTGACGAAAACGTTGATGACATGATCAACTGGTGGGAGGCTGAAGGCAGTCGAGAGGATCAATCGCAATGA